In Chryseobacterium lactis, a single genomic region encodes these proteins:
- a CDS encoding efflux RND transporter periplasmic adaptor subunit, with product MRKTVLTMILLALVTSCKNSKNETPQDHDLLIKGNDVIVPENNPVFKKIKTETVAEQEHSDGVVSAGTIQAIPNHYAEIASPFSGRITKSFIQLGQNISAGSPLFEILSSDYFSVQKDYTDALNDVQLAEKNYKRQQDLVKHGVGIQKELDEAETDFKNKKTSLSNASSALKVYNSKGGGIGRPLIVRAPISGEIISNKIVNGQYLKGDADPVMIIAELSKVWISGDVKEKDIRFVNTGDHVSVKVSAYPDRNITGKVYHINEIVDENTRSIKVLIECDNPDRKLKPGMYATVNFSTTPTRTIMIPVTALMQQDSSQYVWVKTGKNQFTKRSVTTGETDQKTVRITSGLKVGETIMTEGGIYMLDAK from the coding sequence ATGAGAAAAACAGTATTAACAATGATCCTTCTGGCATTGGTTACCTCTTGTAAAAACTCCAAAAACGAAACCCCTCAGGATCACGACCTCCTGATCAAAGGCAATGACGTCATTGTTCCTGAAAACAATCCTGTTTTCAAAAAAATAAAAACCGAAACCGTAGCTGAACAGGAACATAGTGACGGTGTAGTATCCGCAGGAACGATTCAGGCTATTCCTAATCATTATGCCGAAATTGCAAGTCCTTTTTCGGGAAGGATCACTAAATCTTTCATTCAGTTGGGGCAGAATATTTCGGCAGGCAGCCCTCTTTTTGAAATTCTTTCTTCCGATTATTTTTCAGTTCAGAAAGATTATACTGATGCTTTAAACGATGTACAGCTTGCCGAGAAAAACTACAAACGTCAGCAAGATCTGGTAAAGCATGGAGTGGGAATTCAGAAAGAGCTGGATGAAGCAGAAACGGATTTTAAGAATAAAAAGACATCCCTCTCCAACGCCTCTTCAGCTCTGAAAGTATACAACAGCAAAGGAGGTGGTATCGGAAGACCACTTATTGTAAGAGCACCGATCAGCGGGGAAATTATTTCCAACAAAATAGTTAACGGTCAATATTTGAAAGGAGATGCTGATCCGGTTATGATCATCGCAGAATTGTCCAAGGTTTGGATTTCCGGGGATGTAAAAGAAAAAGACATCCGGTTTGTAAATACGGGAGATCATGTTTCCGTTAAGGTAAGTGCTTATCCTGATCGGAATATTACCGGAAAAGTATATCATATTAATGAAATCGTGGATGAAAACACCCGAAGTATAAAAGTCCTTATTGAATGCGATAATCCGGACAGAAAATTAAAACCGGGGATGTACGCCACGGTTAATTTCTCCACCACTCCTACAAGAACAATTATGATTCCTGTCACCGCATTAATGCAACAGGACAGTTCACAATATGTATGGGTAAAAACCGGGAAAAATCAATTTACCAAACGTTCGGTTACGACCGGAGAAACAGATCAGAAAACAGTAAGAATTACCTCGGGATTAAAGGTAGGAGAAACAATTATGACAGAAGGTGGAATCTATATGCTTGATGCTAAATAA
- a CDS encoding TolC family protein, which yields MKHLLLPMKIKIHFVIILVTVLSMTGMVKAQDKELLRFEEYLSLVGKKNLGYASQKYNVSMAEAAIQTAGMFPDPQLEVETTNNGVNKNMGYVYGSSIGWTLELGGKRKARINLAKNQSELSKIQLQDFFRNLRADASLGYIDALKSKAQLEVQQDSYKNMLQLAKSDSIRYRLGTISLVTSKQSKLEAASLLNEVYQAESAEQQALTNLSVFLSDNKITGRDVDGDFNAFNRDFSIDDLMLQALNERADLMAAKQNTQVAKSQINLEKANRMIDLGLSAGAERHTEATNEIAPSPTVNAVKVGLSIPLKFSNRRNAGLKIAEMAHSQAEVEYQQIEQGIRAEVMQAYQQYMATQKQVKQFHNGMLAEAKSILEGITYSYKRGESSILEVLNAQRTYNDVRKDYYQALADNAAALIELERRTGIWDIEF from the coding sequence ATGAAGCACTTACTCCTACCTATGAAGATTAAAATTCATTTTGTCATCATATTAGTCACTGTACTGAGTATGACAGGAATGGTAAAAGCGCAGGATAAAGAGCTTTTACGATTTGAAGAATACCTGAGCCTTGTCGGAAAGAAAAATCTCGGCTATGCATCACAGAAATACAACGTAAGTATGGCTGAAGCGGCTATTCAAACTGCAGGTATGTTTCCTGATCCTCAACTGGAAGTAGAAACCACCAATAACGGTGTGAATAAAAACATGGGCTATGTCTATGGTTCCTCCATCGGATGGACTCTGGAATTAGGAGGAAAAAGAAAAGCCCGGATAAATCTTGCGAAAAACCAGTCGGAGCTAAGTAAAATACAACTGCAGGACTTTTTTAGAAACCTTAGAGCAGATGCGAGCTTAGGATATATTGATGCCTTAAAATCCAAGGCTCAACTTGAGGTGCAACAGGATTCTTACAAGAATATGCTGCAATTGGCAAAATCCGACAGTATCCGATACCGTTTAGGAACCATATCACTGGTCACATCAAAGCAAAGCAAACTGGAAGCAGCATCCTTGCTGAATGAGGTATATCAGGCTGAAAGTGCCGAGCAACAAGCATTAACCAATCTCTCAGTATTTCTAAGTGACAACAAAATAACAGGCAGAGATGTTGATGGTGATTTTAATGCATTCAACAGAGATTTCAGTATTGATGACCTGATGCTGCAGGCATTGAATGAAAGAGCCGATTTAATGGCAGCCAAACAAAATACACAAGTCGCCAAAAGCCAGATCAACCTTGAAAAAGCCAATCGTATGATCGATCTGGGACTGAGTGCCGGTGCTGAACGACATACCGAAGCAACGAATGAAATTGCTCCCTCCCCAACAGTAAATGCTGTAAAGGTAGGTCTTAGTATTCCATTAAAATTTTCCAACAGGAGAAATGCAGGATTGAAAATAGCAGAAATGGCTCATTCACAGGCAGAAGTTGAGTATCAACAGATCGAACAGGGAATAAGAGCTGAAGTGATGCAGGCTTATCAACAGTATATGGCTACTCAAAAACAGGTCAAGCAATTTCATAACGGAATGCTTGCTGAAGCTAAAAGTATATTGGAAGGAATCACCTACAGTTACAAAAGAGGAGAAAGCTCGATCCTCGAAGTCCTGAATGCTCAAAGAACTTATAATGATGTAAGAAAAGACTATTACCAGGCACTTGCAGATAATGCAGCTGCTTTGATTGAACTGGAACGCAGGACAGGAATCTGGGACATTGAGTTTTAG
- a CDS encoding DUF1801 domain-containing protein, with translation MQIQAVTIEDYISKIPEERQESFKKLFDTINDNLPKGFEENTSYGMIGWAVPLTTYPAGYHCTPGTALPFINLASQKNFIALYHMGLYSRPELLDWFVTEYPKHSKKKLDMGKSCVRFKKTEDIPFELIAELSTKMTVDDWINIYESNYKK, from the coding sequence ATGCAGATTCAGGCAGTTACCATAGAAGATTACATTTCGAAAATTCCTGAAGAAAGACAGGAATCTTTTAAAAAACTTTTTGATACGATCAATGATAATCTGCCAAAAGGTTTTGAAGAAAATACCAGTTATGGAATGATAGGTTGGGCTGTTCCGTTAACAACTTATCCTGCAGGCTATCATTGTACTCCCGGTACTGCGTTGCCGTTTATTAATCTTGCCTCGCAGAAAAATTTTATAGCATTATACCATATGGGGTTATACTCAAGACCGGAACTTCTGGATTGGTTTGTGACAGAATATCCAAAACACTCGAAGAAAAAACTAGATATGGGTAAATCCTGCGTCCGGTTTAAAAAAACAGAAGATATTCCGTTTGAATTAATCGCCGAATTGAGTACTAAAATGACCGTTGATGACTGGATCAATATTTACGAATCTAACTATAAGAAATAA